The following nucleotide sequence is from Apium graveolens cultivar Ventura chromosome 4, ASM990537v1, whole genome shotgun sequence.
gtcgattcaagaaataaaataacttattaaataactgaataaataaaacagtatgatatgttttaaatttttttttaatttttttttttttttttacaacgtgatcgtgaataaaactacatttgtaaatatgcaatggtactgaaataaatgtaaatgcttaaatgactggaaataaaataaagaaaacgtgcaaaagattatctcatatatatatatatataggtagaacaccagctacaggtgtcagtgcttgatacaaaaccctatgatataacagtcgtactgctactactatcagtcagagtcagtagctacactcatacaaactagtcatacaatactatgctgcctctatctacaaaatatacataatacaacactcattgatctactggtctcaaaatcctggtggtacgtggctcaactcctcctgcactgcctctagcactgcctcggtaagtcccaatgctctgcgatatgctgtctccgcactaagatcctgctgtctcaaatcagtaagctgctgcgaactaacctggtgaatatgatgtagtctctctctcagtatataatccggtcgtaatgctctgacaggaccatccgtctgtgtctcatacaatccaaggatttccctacactggttctgccatctaatcctctcctccctctctgcctgaaagcgctggtaagtcacagtatgatgctcctgaagatcagtgctggaacctcgagaaggtaatggtccatccaccacgatctcatccataaactcttgctgaggaaactgataaactcctggaacaggtgcataaatggctaatggggcaggaaataagacaggctgctccataggcacATACAcgggcggctctgcctctggctccatcggtggcatctctggaatctcgactggtggcatatgaatctgaggctctacatcctcccactgcggaagatcaaccatatcaggaatatcaaacatcggaaactctaatggtggaatatctggtatttctggctcaacgtatggaaaataatctgcaaaacctggtacctccgggaaaagtggtatctctggtgctggctcaggtggcaatggaggtaaaacctgctctgacactggggctactaccggtacatccactggatctgtctcggtcctctccgtagacgatgataaagaagccatctaatatacatgaaaataataacacaaaaacaatcaaatcacaatcctataacttataacttctaatcacatagacaaacagtcctaacactctcactctcatcctatcttattttcctatcttatcttaaccctaacattcttgttttccaaggtcaatcctaggctctgataccaactataacaccctccaaatctggggtatagatttggggcattattaacaacaattaccaactatacctgcacaagcggaatataaatataataattaccccgaactatcactactcaggatcttttaaggtttgagtttggaaacaagaatcatgcactacactttattacaaacccaactaaataaaacctgtcttaagaactctctttattacaaaactttattctatatacagtttcactacgcaatcttttgTTCAAattacacaagacttttattcaacccaacattactacttatcctgctacacctgatctggcaattcaaagctctcttcgggaataggaaggaacactcttggtataagagggtcccgctgcttgactcgcttcttgactatgcgggtcctgatgggtttcattctctaccttaactgtaaaacaataggagtaacaataaaaagggatgagccaaaattgctcaacaagcctgcaacaatatatatatatataaagagagaaaaataaatgaaccaagaagctgctggtttgaacaaccatctgtatctgtatatgataataatttgccaatactggtgagtgccaaatgaacaagactggaacaagaaccaacatatgcactataacctgctgatcagtcagaatatagtgcggatctatacccaactgcatagacccaaccaacattaggagtactcaggcaactatggcctattaattaatggcctgggtaaaacccagcgcgtaaagtaaccatccagtccaaggcttagcatccggaataatcggaatgctattgatatatcctaacaccaggatataccagactatatgtaacaagggtaaaggaattgaaatatgaacaaggaattcaataaattgggtaaatcaagaattgaaatgaaatggaataagtgataataaatgggtaacagtgtatatgaacaatgattatcaaagagaattgatacaatagaaaggaattataaatcactattctgaatttagaataggggaaaaacttgccttgcgcgtacttaacctggtttaacttactgccttctgaccctagcttgctctgccttgctaacactgaacaaatcatagaaagataggtgtttagataatttactacatacatgtatcttgaattgatatcacgcaaccttatcagtctacccatgcgtttctatctgactcgcatatatatatatacatatatttacacaacacatctatacacataatcacatataacacgtaacacgtaaagcacacaattaatttctagatttataattatttttagaatcaattctggacttatacctgcattactagtcgtatctgattttattataatttttcgggatttattcggctcaattatatccctactaggaccttcgaactatcaattatcaccaaaccactctttttcagaagaaattataacttacaaccatttttattggattcgtctcatttttctgagtctaggggtcttcgtttcacttaaatcggactaacggttgaattgttatgaattaaacaagatttaattaattaataactaattataaataattaattataattaaataatccttaattatatttttagataattatttaataattattgcattttaaaataattaatccctaattattaggattaattacaatttactacactaatttttctaattattaacgcttacccgatcagatcgattatttacaaataatcaatcgatacaattaactgatacgttatttaccgaataactacgaattactcgcaattctcgaataactatcgatctattagattattattgaaactcgtacgattcgttaattaattaattactgatatttaattatacgatacaaataatcactacaatattattcgaataattatcgctcgaataataattctcattatcgaatcattactcgtaataataactaattatcgaattattaatcatattatttaattatttttaatccttatttattaattaattacctaattattaactaattagataactaataaataattagataaataattaaataattaaatagataactaattttgaatttctaaattaataaaataattcagaaattattaataataattttcagaatttaaatctaatttttttattagatttatagaattattaaaatctgatttttgattttatgaaatataattaaataaatcaataaTTCAGAAACAAGAAACCAGAACAGGTAatcaggttttgaagatcaaaaccgggtcaaggTTTCCGGGTTTTCGGGTCAACAGTCGGGTCCCCAAGAACATGGGTCGACCCGCCTGAATCTGGAAAACTCCGGCCACCTGCAAGATTTTCCGGCGAGCAATTCCTCGGCTTCCTGGCAATCATTCTGCAAGGTCTTGATTCTATTCGATTCCACGTAATTGCAGCAACACAACTCCGTCGTCCTCTTCCATCCCCGTCGTCCCAGTTGTCTTCTCCGGCCGGAAACAAAGCAACGGCCGGCGAACGGTAGCAGAATCCGACGACCTCGGTTTCCAGGCAAAACGAACATCGTTTGCTTCGTTTCTTAATGGGTTTTCACTCCAAATTGCTCCAGGAATACAATCACGCCAACAACTTCGTCTAATAACCCAGGGAACcatttctccgatcaaaatcataATATTTCCGGCCAAAACTCAAAGTACCGATTTTGTACACCAAAAATTACACataatagcttaaaataaagcttattAACTCTACAATCTAACCCCTATAATCAAAATAACCACAGATTCATACAAAATCAAAAAcgaactaaaataaaattgtataaacttgaaactaagaactaacaCTTAGGACAATCTTTTGTTGAAATAAATAGCATAAATCGACTGTAAACAAGTATATACAACTAtaccaagcatcaaaatcaacccagaaccccataatcaaaaacccccaatttcagtccaagaaccctaaagtatgaattgaaaatctaaacaacaaaacatgaaattgatggtaggAATAGAAAGTATagatcaagagctttgttttggttactcacatgatcgatttggataacagaatcactCTCAAATCTGCAGTTGAATTCCCTGGATGTTCTTCACCCCCACAAATATTTTCTtgaatttctgatttttttctgattaattaactaattaattaacaataaatcaactatttatatttatgaaaataatacccctaaataaaattaaggggctaattatactcctaataaaaatatttggccccaatttttataatttttgggtattaatattaaatttttaattatccaataaatacaaaataaatgctaaaaattcccaaaaattgtgaatattacataaatgcaaagaaaaatgatatatatgataatttcatgatcatataaaaataaaaatgtgatttttgtggggcttttggtacccgaaggggtccggaaaaagtcgtttttcgcgaaaaaggtcaattggtaaaacgtctaggggttcagaatagcgatacggtatagggcatttttggcaaaatagggccaatgattttgtttgaaatacgagcttttaaaacatagttttgagctgtacaggttttgatataatatatgtaactgacgataaaacgttcaATAACTATCCAAAACACGTCTGGATCAAAataaccaacacataacacatagcagttagggttcaacgacttaacacatttaatcatataataatactcataattattattattataatataatacaagcgtaattcctcggtcgttacaatttctttgccattattacaattcatattatacataagtctggttcatcaatagtcgggttgtcacgagttccatttcccttatcaatattTAATCTTAACAGTAAACCAgctactgcgtactgtgaccccacaatatacacacacacataccacaaattatagtctcagagatgaataccaaaaataacaaaagttattctattccacaattataaaccattacaccttaaaaagggtttccgaataatttacatattctttgccattattacaattcataaatatacataagtctgatacatcaaaagttgaaagcctagcctattggtagatcctacctcagctacaacgacatcaacgcctacaggaaactggggaatgtttcctatccgctcacgaatttggagcttggtcctgttcatcttgtctatctgttgttgtgtgatgaaagaagaaagcaagggtgagcaacaagcccaccgaaataatatgtataataattaacaatatatgagcattctcatagtactcatgaaagtcttcgtcaagaagaaatgaaccaagctgatatcttaacgcgaccaagtcgcaaaatattcagtatatatatatacatatatatttttcacaatctttgaaatcctctgacatgtataatatacacagggttccagtttataactgtataaaaatatcgtttcaaggtgatctcatatatctaaccttgtctcaacgtttttctgaaaatctttgacatgcacaagataatcatttactagatataagtttaaaagatgaagttacaagatactccaatatacttatatcttttccgaatactacttgaactaccaccgttcaaggtataatccgtttcaaaagttcatcacatagatgagactacaagataagatttgaatagattcaatccttgaaatatcattataaataatgaagttacgagatacttcattaagtcctgatatatatatacacctatatatatacattgcatacactccttgaaaacctctgttatgaaaattataaacagagttgtaatatccaatgaatttggaaaggagaaaaccttggcataaacctgatatcttgctgatcaggcaaagataccaataaataaccttttcttctagtagatggacgaattccccactggtcatcaccctggccgcaataggaccttatgctggactgccactcagccacttacgcatttgatggactcccactgagccacttacactttcatggacgcccattgagcccatgttgcttatgccgactcaatagatggacttacttcccaaacgttgggtaagtaatcaattcatttatcaaaacaacaacctcattgcgaatataaaatacaccacagagccggatccctcaggttttgagcgagtatttgaATCCcatttaaaaggaagatcttaaatataaaaatgagttttgcgatccgctctaacttttaaaattattttgaagactcgaagacatatttaagaatgtttggagtaagaatgtttggagtaatgctgatttaatgaaataaatcagtcccaatatattagaaaatatctgaatattattatttaaataatattcccattaggataatctctataaaaaaatttgaagtagaagttttaaaactcgtacttgaaatgaatattaaataaccaaagatatacttatacaaaagtactatcttcaactgaataatcgaaaatacgtttgattatcgaaatattattctttaataaaataaagaatattatttagtaaataatcggagtcataagtcctcgaatgaatattcaaaataatactcattacatagaataaacagagttataagtcctcgaatgaatattcaaagtaatattcattaaataaaataaaccgagtcataagtcctcgaatgaatattccaaataatattcattaaataaaataaagttatcgaataaaccttactcgattaatagttttgaaaactatatctatatatatataaatatatatatattatactcgggaacatcgactcccggtttagaaaatgttcaactttgggtcccctatactaagggtatacgcagctactgcttatctctagcataggtattatgcaacttataagcaattgaatcaacaattagatatcaagattatgaaacagacatgcatatataccatatcagcatgctccaatatatcgcaaaatttgctaataacaatcatgcacttatcacaagataatgcttatacatatatttacatcacaacaacagtataatgagtagaaaacttgcctgagtgactgggggtggtaaaagtcctgggatgagtctggtaacctataaaccacatataagttggtATTAAACCAAggtcgcttatgaatctatatcgttgcaaggtgatctcatatatctaaccttgtctcaacgtttttctgaaaatctttgacatgcacaagataatcatttactagatataagtttaaaagatgaagttacaagatactccaatatacttatatcttttccgaatactacttgaactaccaccgttcaaggtataatccgtttcaaaagttcatcacatagatgagactacaagataagatttgaagagattcaatccttgaaatatcactataaataatgaagttacgagatacttcattaagtcccgatatatatatacacctatatatatacatttcatacactccttgaaaacctctgttatgaaaattataaacagagttttaatatccaatgaatttggaaaggagaaaaccttggcataaacctgatatcttgctgatcaggcaaagataccactaagtaaccttttctactagtagatggacgaattccccactggtcatcaccctggccgcaataggaccttatgctggactgccactcagccacttacgcatttgatggactcccactgagccacttacactttcatggacgcccactgagcccatgttgcttatgccgactcaatagatggacttacttcccgaacgttgggtaagtaatcaattcatttatcaaaacagcaacctcattgcgaatatataatacaccacagagccggatccctcaggttttgagcgagtatttgaatcccctttaaaaggaagatcttaaatataaaaatgagttttgggatccgctctaacttttaaaattattttgaagactcgaaaacatttttaagaatgtttggagtaatgtcgatttaatgaaataaatcagtcccaatatattagaaaatatctgaatattattatttaaataatattcccattaggataatctctataaaaataatttgaagtagaagttttaaaactcgtacttgaaatgaatattaaataaccaaagatatacttatacgaaagtactatcttcaactgaataatcgaaaatacgtttgattatcgaaatattattctttaataaaataaagaatattatttagtaaataatcggagtcataagtcctcgaatgaatattcaaaataatactcattacatagaataaacagagttataagtcctcgaatgaatattcaaagtaatattcattaaataaaataaaccgagtcataagtcctcgaatgaatattccaaataatattcattaaataaaataaagttatcgaataaaccttactcgattaatagttttgaaaactatatctatatatatataaatatatatatattatactcgggaacatcgactcccggtttagaaaatgttcacctttgggtcccctatactaagggtatacgcaactactgcttatctctagcataggtattatgcaacttataagcaattgaatcaacaattagatatcaagattatgaaacggacaggcatatataccatatcagcatgctccaatatatcgcaaaatttgctaataacaatcatgcacttatcacaagataatgcatatacatatatttacatcacaacaacagtataacaggtagaaaacttgacTAAGCGActtgggggtggtaaaagtcctgggatgagtctggtaacctataaaccacatataagttggaattaaaccaaagtcgcttatgaatctatactttaaccaattagaccctaacgttcgcttttgcgcttaacgattcacttaggtaataatttaaccattaagagttttaaggagattctttcgcgagtaccctaccaactacctaatccactttacataattgtttcacaatccaattagtcatttaagggccttaaccaaggttcaaagtaaggcgaggggtaagggttcggtcgcgaaacgccgttacttaaaacagccgtttctcctaaaccgtacatcggatttaagcgaaccacatattaaaacaaagctcgtaacatgaaatatctaatcatggcaatggtcaaaacctaacagtgagttcacgggtcctgatgttaagaacataagcagtctaaggtaaatcgggcattacgacggctatgtttacgcgattaccaaatttgtacaactccaaatcaatccacaatcattactacaaccacgttccatccatactctactacaacagccccaaaatctcaatatttccaatttatactactctcagtcatgaactaaaagcttatacttaagtttcattaactataaacaagattcaaccATCCAAATtgctacaaacccaaccaaactttaaacacacaagcctcatgcttctcatgaactatattaatcaaaaccactcctaaatattcaaagtaaaactagggttttgagttttatatcatccttgaagcttttaatccatgaaagatccttggaatgcccatggaagcctttatctatgcttaagctaccttgaccttacaaataaaatcaaaaatcaaaaattggttcttgaaagttactattcaccctaaactaaaatgatttgtttgagatagaaaacctttgatttaagcactcaaactacttgctcttcttagttatgaaatataggatccaaagaaacaaacctcttgaattatgattgagtggagcatggatttggaaatttttcttcttgtttttcttcaaaaaaccatgagcaaggagatggggggaagagaaatgaatgtgtttgcttggttgctttgtttttattgtaaattaaccttttaccatggtaaaatttgtgtggcttataatcaaccaacaattccttcccattgtgtcatgcttatgtcattctcgtatgtcatcttcccacacttgtcttcttcctgttggtgtgatgacatcatcatcactaacccctttgattaactcctaattacttggctaatgatcggtgatctgttatacgattcgcttaaatttcgttctcgtttatcgtttaagggatcatacccgggatcttattacttgggttcccttaacctttctcaatacattatattccttttatgatcctctcttataatccttgaatttaaattatttttatcctgttaccttatacttaattctttcagtatatggtggattttcggaaaaaatcaaagtgttcgaatttggattctgacgatctttacatacacttatataccatatagagtactaataagatctcagaataacaataaaagaacccctacaaagtgtggtatgaaaagttttcttattcagcataattagcaaaatcactattcataagggttacaaaaagtccaaaattttggggttattacagctaaGGTCTGGGAGTACCTTTCACAGTGGATGGAAGCTCAGTGTCGATCGTTTGTTGCACCTATCCAGCCTCTCTTTTCAGTGGATGGTGCTGCTTGCTGGGTTATGCCACAACAGAATGAAGTAAAGGTCACAGTCGATGCAGCGATATTTGATGACAAGGGGAGCTCTGGTGTAGGTCTTATTGCTCGGGTTCATGGAGGTTATATGTCTCATGCTAGAACTAAATGCTATCCGGAAGTTTTGCATCCAACTCTGGCAGAGGCTATGGCTGTCAAAGAGGCATTGAGCTGGGTAAAAAGGGTAAAAAACATGGCATGGGAGGAAGTCACCATCGAGTCTGATTGTCTAGTAGTTATGCAGATGATCCGCAACTCAGCTCCAATGCGAACAAGGCTTGGACAGATTATTCAGGATTGTAGGGAGTTAATAAAAAAGGCACACAACCTTAAGTTGTATTTCATTAAACGGTCTGCGAATATGCCGGCACACGAGCTTGCTCATGTTGCACATATGTATACTGATCGTATTTTTGACTGGAGTTCTCTTCCAGTTAAAATTAGAGATTGTATTCAGTTTGATATGGAGTAATGAAATTTGCATTCCGTCAAAAAAAAATGAAAATCTTGTAATatcatatattttataattagAATATGTATGTTGTGTAAACTAAAATGCATGTTCAGCAAATTAATCatattttgtaaaataatatgtttttaaaaATTTTTTACTCATAAACTACATATGTATTACATAATTTTCATTAAAACAGTGATGTTTATAAGATGATTCACAAAATAATATGTactataatattaatatattaatgatAGAACGTAAACttcacaaaaaaatcaaaaaatgaGCACTAGCTTATATAGAacttatctcatatatatatatataaatatatatatatatatatatatatatatatatactagctTTATACCCGATACACGGGATAATTTATTGataattttgtaaaaaaattatattttttaattttcttttaaaaaatgtCAGGTTTATTAATTTAGTCTTATAATTTGATTTTATTTACTTTTatgataatatatttttaaacatgtcaagtaatatataatatattttcaagtttttttaTATTTGTTAACTTATATACAACtatatttttgtaaaatattaatttcaatAAATCTAAATATCTACTTTTTGTATAATTTTACAttatatttgttaattttttttaatttttagcaAAACATTGAAAATATAAGTGTGAGTAAAATTTGTAACTAAAAATTTAAAGTTaccttaaaaaaaattaataacatgtctatgtgatgattattatatataattttttctAAATCTTGTGGAGTTTGATCAAAAAATAGAAAGTTATCTGGGATTTGCATCTCTcagtttgtaataatattttataatttttaagtTCTAGTAATGATTTTGGAAAAAATTGCTTACACTTAATTGTCAtagtacttttaaatatattttattaaatttgtaattttaattttgaattgtaatgcttttttattattattttatttcttcctaatttttatattttatgaGAATTATGTgctctaattttttttaaagtcCATAATTTTCTCATTGTACAAAATGTAGCAACACATATAATATTTATACCTAAATACAATCTAAATGTGTTTCTTATTTTATaagttaaaattaaaattatctattcaaaaatatatttaatcaAACTTACACAttccattttttaagaaaatgataCTACGAAATGATTTATTGATTGTtgcttatatttatttttattaagataattatTGCTTGTATTGTATATAAcagttttaatattattttataacatgtaagaatatataattatagttcaatttcttaataattagttattgttacttatttcaataaaaaatttaaaagacTA
It contains:
- the LOC141718535 gene encoding uncharacterized protein LOC141718535, producing the protein MEAQCRSFVAPIQPLFSVDGAACWVMPQQNEVKVTVDAAIFDDKGSSGVGLIARVHGGYMSHARTKCYPEVLHPTLAEAMAVKEALSWVKRVKNMAWEEVTIESDCLVVMQMIRNSAPMRTRLGQIIQDCRELIKKAHNLKLYFIKRSANMPAHELAHVAHMYTDRIFDWSSLPVKIRDCIQFDME